The proteins below are encoded in one region of Bacteroides uniformis:
- a CDS encoding Yip1 family protein: MNYKDLFHIAILLISSPARAWEEISLEDRRKVFTAFVYPMIGLCGLSVFIGSLMKMGWDGPQSFQYAMTQCCAVAVSLFGGYFLAAYLINGLRVRMFMLDSDIPLAQQFAGYALVVVFMLRIVIGILPDFGIMALLLQFYIVYVVWEGSKKVMQIAEKDRLRFTILSSILLIACPVAIEWIFNKLTVVLN; encoded by the coding sequence TTGAATTACAAAGATTTATTTCATATAGCAATACTACTGATTTCCTCTCCGGCTCGTGCCTGGGAGGAAATTAGTTTAGAGGATAGGCGAAAAGTATTTACTGCTTTTGTCTATCCTATGATTGGTTTATGCGGGTTGTCCGTTTTCATCGGCTCTTTGATGAAGATGGGATGGGACGGGCCGCAAAGCTTTCAATATGCCATGACACAATGCTGTGCGGTGGCTGTATCCTTGTTTGGAGGATACTTTTTGGCAGCCTATCTCATCAACGGGTTGCGTGTCCGCATGTTTATGCTGGACAGTGATATTCCTTTGGCGCAACAGTTTGCTGGTTATGCACTGGTAGTAGTGTTCATGCTGCGGATTGTTATTGGCATATTGCCTGATTTCGGCATTATGGCTCTGTTGCTCCAATTCTATATCGTGTATGTTGTGTGGGAAGGAAGCAAAAAGGTGATGCAGATAGCGGAAAAAGACCGTTTGCGTTTCACCATTCTTTCTTCTATTTTGTTAATAGCTTGTCCGGTGGCCATTGAATGGATATTCAATAAGCTGACGGTAGTGCTAAACTGA
- the smpB gene encoding SsrA-binding protein, giving the protein MKQAPVNIKNKRATFDYELTDTYTAGIVLTGTEIKSIRLGKASLVDTFCYFANGELWVKNMHVAEYFYGSYNNHNARRERKLLLNKKELEKLMRGTKDPGFTIVPVRLFINEKGLAKLVVALAKGKKQYDKRESLKEKDDKRDMARMFKR; this is encoded by the coding sequence ATGAAACAAGCTCCTGTAAATATAAAGAATAAGCGTGCTACGTTCGATTACGAACTGACGGACACCTATACGGCTGGCATTGTGCTTACGGGCACAGAAATCAAGTCCATCCGGTTGGGGAAAGCAAGCTTAGTCGATACGTTCTGTTACTTTGCCAACGGCGAATTGTGGGTGAAGAACATGCATGTGGCCGAATACTTCTATGGTTCGTACAACAATCACAATGCACGCAGGGAGCGCAAGCTTTTGTTGAATAAGAAGGAACTTGAAAAACTGATGCGCGGCACGAAAGATCCGGGTTTCACCATTGTTCCCGTGCGCTTGTTTATCAATGAAAAAGGGCTGGCCAAACTTGTGGTGGCACTTGCCAAAGGTAAGAAGCAATATGATAAGCGCGAATCACTGAAGGAAAAAGATGACAAACGCGATATGGCGCGTATGTTTAAAAGATAA